From Salarias fasciatus chromosome 12, fSalaFa1.1, whole genome shotgun sequence, the proteins below share one genomic window:
- the gpx8 gene encoding putative glutathione peroxidase 8 isoform X1, with protein MEALGGYPTRSSSPKARKLGVLLSMTVGVGCLFLLQTQLVKPKDFYSFEVKDAKGRTVSLEKYRGKVSLVVNVASRSEQTEANYRALQELHRELGTSHFNVLAFPCGQFGDTETGSSRDIEAFAKATYGTTFPFFSKIKIMGSEAEPAFKFLTDSVQKVPKWNFWKFLVNPEGKVERFWRADEPMEKIRQDATALVREIIIKKRVEL; from the exons ATGGAGGCTTTAGGGGGCTACCCCACCCGGTCCTCCAGCCCGAAAGCCAGGAAGCTGGGGGTCCTCCTGAGCATGACGGTCGGCGTGGGGTGTCTGTTCCTCCTGCAGACGCAGCTGGTGAAGCCGAAGGACTTCTACTCTTTCGAGGTGAAGGACGCGAAGGGGCGCACGGTGTCTCTAGAGAAGTACCGGGGGAAGGTC TCTCTGGTTGTAAACGTGGCGAGTCGCAGCGAGCAGACGGAGGCCAACTACCGGGCTCTGCAGGAGCTCCACCGGGAGCTGGGCACCTCGCACTTCAACGTGCTGGCCTTCCCCTGCGGACAGTTCGGGGACACCGAGACCGGCAGCAGCCGGGACATCGAGGCCTTCGCCAAGGCCACGTACGGAACCACCTTCCCCTTTTTCAGCAAGATCAAAATCATGGGCTCCGAGGCAGAGCCCGCCTTCAAGTTCCTCACAG ATTCTGTACAGAAAGTTCCAAAGTGGAACTTCTGGAAGTTTCTGGTGAATCCAGAGGGGAAGGTGGAGCGATTCTGGCGAGCGGACGAGCCTATGGAGAAGATCCGACAGGACGCCACGGCGCTGGTGCGAGAAATCATCATAAAGAAGCGCGTGGAGCTATGA
- the gpx8 gene encoding putative glutathione peroxidase 8 isoform X2, translating to MEALGGYPTRSSSPKARKLGVLLSMTVGVGCLFLLQTQLVKPKDFYSFEVKDAKGRTVSLEKYRGKASLVVNVASRSEQTEANYRALQELHRELGTSHFNVLAFPCGQFGDTETGSSRDIEAFAKATYGTTFPFFSKIKIMGSEAEPAFKFLTDSVQKVPKWNFWKFLVNPEGKVERFWRADEPMEKIRQDATALVREIIIKKRVEL from the exons ATGGAGGCTTTAGGGGGCTACCCCACCCGGTCCTCCAGCCCGAAAGCCAGGAAGCTGGGGGTCCTCCTGAGCATGACGGTCGGCGTGGGGTGTCTGTTCCTCCTGCAGACGCAGCTGGTGAAGCCGAAGGACTTCTACTCTTTCGAGGTGAAGGACGCGAAGGGGCGCACGGTGTCTCTAGAGAAGTACCGGGGGAAG gcGTCTCTGGTTGTAAACGTGGCGAGTCGCAGCGAGCAGACGGAGGCCAACTACCGGGCTCTGCAGGAGCTCCACCGGGAGCTGGGCACCTCGCACTTCAACGTGCTGGCCTTCCCCTGCGGACAGTTCGGGGACACCGAGACCGGCAGCAGCCGGGACATCGAGGCCTTCGCCAAGGCCACGTACGGAACCACCTTCCCCTTTTTCAGCAAGATCAAAATCATGGGCTCCGAGGCAGAGCCCGCCTTCAAGTTCCTCACAG ATTCTGTACAGAAAGTTCCAAAGTGGAACTTCTGGAAGTTTCTGGTGAATCCAGAGGGGAAGGTGGAGCGATTCTGGCGAGCGGACGAGCCTATGGAGAAGATCCGACAGGACGCCACGGCGCTGGTGCGAGAAATCATCATAAAGAAGCGCGTGGAGCTATGA
- the mcidas gene encoding multicilin, with protein sequence MEMKTDFGAFCQNQIGRKEGTALIYSKDKVLVPRSSSPVTVYVELPSIIEQAFSTIAWDDVEDCAIRRDTNSLSFQVNESDACDQDFGDYALDYLADSPAMLESSLSPTALVPFQGCVIPPLTPDRSFTAEDKRVKSPTGPDNTPAQDEGPWRSVTESHGSELEYSVTVNKELHNTLHRKQGEIDSLEEKNFHLRQLANRAKHLASVLEKLMTVRDSNIREAAMPCGEKPSLSPCKRQRLDEGYETESSDSVEDMLRDVSTRCNAVLHSCSTGAGLRRESDPIRMHGAFSGLHTSVLKDGSEPLGGAEAAERISSFRTSIREHSTIRTQAFPHGHAFTSRTQQGGYRFRWVPNHS encoded by the exons ATGGAGATGAAAACAGATTTCGGCGCATTTTGTCAGAACCAAATTGGGCGAAAGGAAGGAACCGCTTTAATATACAGTAAG GATAAAGTGTTGGTGCCAAGAAGCAGCAGTCCCGTCACTGTGTATGTGGAACTCCCCTCCATCATTGAACAAG CTTTTTCAACCATTGCATGGGATGATGTGGAAGATTGCGCGATCAGACGAGACACAAACTCCCTCAGCTTTCAG GTGAATGAATCAGACGCCTGCGATCAAGACTTTGGTGATTATGCGCTGGATTATTTGGCAG ACTCTCCTGCCATGCTGGAGAGCAGCCTGTCTCCCACTGCGCTGGTGCCTTTCCAGGGATGCGTCATACCTCCCCTCACCCCTGACAGGAGCTTCACTGCAGAGGACAAGCGTGTTAAGTCACCCACAGGACCAGACAACACACCTGCACAGGATGAGGGTCCATGGAGAAGTGTGACAGAAAGTCATGGAAGTGAACTGGAATATTCAGTTACAGTCAACAAAGAG CTTCACAACACTCTTCACAGAAAACAAGGAGAGATCGACTCTCTTGAGGAGAAAAACTTCCACCTCAGGCAGCTGGCCAATCGAGCAAAGCACCTGGCCTCAGTGCTTGAG AAACTGATGACAGTGAGAGACTCAAATATAAGAGAAGCAGCGATGCCCTGTGGTGAGAAGCCTTCCTTGAGTCCCTGTAAGCGGCAGCGACTGGATGAGGGCTATGAAACCGAGTCCTCAGACTCCGTGGAGGATATGCTGCGAGACGTCAGCACGCGGTGTAACGCTGTCCTGCACAGCTGCTCCACCGGGGCGGGACTGCGGCGGGAATCGGACCCCATACGCATGCACGGGGCCTTCTCGGGCCTACATACGTCCGTACTGAAAGACGGCAGCGAGCCGCTTGGAggagcagaggctgcagagaggaTTTCATCTTTCAGAACCTCCATCAGAGAGCACAGCACCATCAGGACTCAGGCCTTTCCTCACGGACACGCGTTCACCTCCAGGACTCAGCAGGGGGGATACCGCTTTCGCTGGGTTCCCAACCACAGCTGA
- the ccno gene encoding cyclin-O, whose product MTEISDDQPWNGTETEKGDLRESGEDPGNVTSPGGTPLSIPQAAAALLPHTSSHRRAHGPRRSSPDMVSFGSETVHKRRRSKGASPRAEALTPAQQRQTARHRKQKLMSRLGDSGFEEDLRTSPVSSAARIDVSPEPAPGQPSSWYLQYGDIGFKIQREKEAQFHPCQSLAHQPQLTAEARCKLVSWLIGVHKHYGLSFECCCLAVSIVDRFLAATPVAADCFQLLGVTALLLASKQVEVCSPRISHLLSLCCGAFTKEQLCNLECLILVRLNFSFAAPTLAFFLDYYTSCMESVQPVAEDKSDDRLLGNDPDRKSPRQCSKLAQKVCELSLADYAFNRYPPSLTASCALKLASELLKTEQDFPEHTAVLLQEDHLDRVVNELCPTPVSVHSCVDLESHSYSLFQECKDNLKLLVSLNQETLDVMSSM is encoded by the exons ATGACGGAAATCAGCGACGATCAGCCTTGGAACGGCACCGAG ACGGAGAAAGGTGATCTGCGCGAGAGCGGGGAAGACCCCGGGAACGTGACGTCACCTGGAGGAACTCCCCTCTCCATCCCGCAGGCTGCCGCCGCGCTGCTCCCGCACACATCGAGCCACAGACGTGCGCACGGACCCCGGAGGTCGAGCCCGGACATGGTTTCATTCGGCTCCGAGACGGTCCACAAGAGGCGACGCTCCAAAGGCGCGTCTCCACGAGCAGAGGCGCTCACACCGGCGCAGCAGCGGCAGACAGCCCGGCACAGGAAACAAAAACTCATGTCCAGACTGGGCGACTCCGGCTTTGAGGAAGACTTGAGAACCTCTCCGGTTTCTTCCGCGGCTCGGATCGACGTCTCCCCAGAGCCTGCGCCCGGACAGCCGTCCAGCTGGTACCTCCAGTACGGAGACATCGGGTTCAAGAtccagagggagaaagaggcgCAGTTTCATCCCTGTCAAAGCCTGGCACACCAGCCACAA TTGACTGCAGAGGCACGCTGTAAGCTGGTCAGCTGGCTCATCGGAGTACACAAACATTATGGTCTGTCCTTCGAGTGCTGCTGCCTGGCGGTGAGCATCGTGGACAGGTTCCTGGCAGCCACACCAGTTGCTGCAGACTGCTTTCAGCTCCTGGGCGTCACTGCACTTCTCCTTGCCAGTAAACAg GTGGAGGTGTGCTCACCACGAATCAGCCATCTCTTGTCACTGTGTTGTGGTGCTTTCACTAaggagcagctctgcaacttGGAGTGTCTCATCCTGGTCCGTCTTAACTTCAGTTTCGCTGCACCCACTCTGGCCTTTTTCCTGGACTATTACACCAGCTGCATGGAGTCTGTTCAACCTGTGGCCGAAGATAAAAGCGATGATAGGCTTTTAGGAAATGATCCAGACAGAAAGAGTCCCAGGCAGTGCAGTAAACTTGCACAAAAGGTGTGCGAGCTGAGTCTGGCAGATTATGCTTTCAACAGGTACCCACCGTCTCTGACTGCCAGCTGTGCACTGAAACTAGCCAGCGAACTACTCAAGACCGAACAGGACTTTCCAGAACACACCGCCGTTCTCCTCCAGGAAGACCACTTGGACCGTGTTGTGAATGAACTATGTCCAACTCCAGTTTCTGTACATTCATGTGTAGATCTGGAGAGCCACAGCTACAGTCTCTTCCAGGAATGCAAAGACAACTTGAAGTTGTTGGTATCACTGAACCAGGAGACATTAGATGTAATGTCTTCCATGTAG